A single genomic interval of Acidimicrobiia bacterium harbors:
- a CDS encoding glycosyltransferase family 39 protein yields the protein MTATATPSAAVATRSALPTYLVAAEAVLAAVLMSYTLGRQSLWFDETATAALVHRSLWSAIRYAVANEPMTSLYLLVLRTWSLPFGESEVALRSFSVIFGVALVPAMYALTARLFTDRTALVAGLLTAVSATVVAEAQQARQYALVLLLVALATLCFVRAVEIGTQQSWLLYALVAAVAVYAQILVLFVVAGHALSLLALQKSDVRWRSVLVAAGGFTLAMIPLFAAILRRGGSGLDWIKPVTWARVQHTFEMFAGGTGYLLLAALVACAFAFRAALRTWAHSGRGIDAWRYTLLITWLFVPMIGILLVSFVRPLFVNRYMIGALPAFVILTAAGITAMRPRQLAAGYLVALVVLSAVVLVDWLGSDTTTAHTGVPREDWRGAVTYVLAHAGSGDAVVVQPRHLETAWEYYFRRHGSPRDAPVLALGGPFEDFADDQRVRSISERHDRVWLVMSHLNSKERRHVLANFGARYDHAARHRFTGRIDVLRHDARD from the coding sequence ATGACGGCCACCGCAACGCCCAGCGCAGCGGTCGCGACACGCTCGGCGCTCCCCACCTACCTCGTCGCCGCCGAAGCGGTGCTCGCGGCCGTTCTCATGTCGTACACCCTCGGCCGGCAGAGCCTCTGGTTCGACGAGACCGCGACCGCCGCACTCGTGCACCGCAGCCTGTGGTCGGCGATTCGGTATGCGGTCGCGAACGAGCCCATGACCAGTCTCTATCTGCTGGTGCTGCGGACCTGGAGCCTGCCGTTCGGTGAGAGCGAAGTTGCGCTGCGCAGCTTCTCGGTGATCTTCGGTGTCGCGCTCGTCCCGGCGATGTACGCGCTCACGGCACGCCTCTTCACCGACCGGACCGCACTCGTCGCCGGCCTGCTCACCGCGGTCAGCGCTACGGTCGTGGCCGAGGCTCAGCAGGCGCGGCAATACGCGCTCGTGTTGCTCCTCGTTGCACTCGCGACGCTGTGCTTCGTTCGCGCGGTGGAGATCGGTACCCAGCAGAGCTGGTTGCTGTACGCGCTGGTCGCTGCGGTCGCGGTCTACGCGCAGATCCTCGTGCTGTTCGTGGTCGCGGGTCACGCGCTGTCCCTCCTCGCCCTCCAGAAGTCGGACGTCCGGTGGCGGTCGGTGCTGGTCGCGGCGGGCGGCTTCACCCTCGCCATGATCCCGCTCTTCGCGGCAATCCTGCGTCGCGGGGGCAGCGGGCTCGACTGGATCAAACCCGTCACATGGGCGCGTGTGCAGCACACGTTCGAGATGTTCGCGGGCGGTACGGGCTACTTGCTACTCGCAGCGCTCGTCGCGTGCGCGTTCGCGTTCCGCGCCGCGCTGCGTACCTGGGCACACTCCGGACGCGGGATCGACGCCTGGCGGTACACCCTGCTGATCACGTGGCTCTTCGTTCCGATGATCGGCATTCTCCTCGTCTCGTTCGTGCGACCGCTGTTCGTGAACCGCTACATGATCGGCGCGCTCCCCGCGTTCGTGATCCTCACCGCGGCGGGGATCACCGCGATGCGGCCACGGCAACTCGCCGCCGGATACCTCGTCGCGCTCGTCGTACTGAGCGCTGTGGTGCTGGTGGACTGGCTCGGGTCGGACACGACAACCGCACACACGGGCGTGCCGCGGGAAGACTGGCGCGGCGCGGTGACATACGTGCTGGCGCATGCGGGCAGCGGCGACGCCGTCGTCGTGCAACCCCGCCACCTGGAGACTGCGTGGGAGTACTACTTCCGACGGCACGGCTCGCCTCGCGACGCGCCTGTGCTGGCGCTGGGTGGTCCGTTCGAAGACTTCGCCGACGATCAGCGGGTGCGTTCGATCTCGGAGCGTCACGATCGCGTGTGGCTCGTGATGAGCCACCTCAACAGCAAGGAGCGGCGCCACGTGCTCGCGAACTTCGGTGCGCGCTACGACCACGCCGCGAGGCACCGGTTCACGGGTCGAATCGACGTGCTCCGCCACGACGCGCGTGACTAG
- a CDS encoding ScpA family protein, whose amino-acid sequence MPYEVHTPVYEGPFDLLLHLILREEVELWEVSLSAIVDSYLTELDIAMNGIGQDLRSGTEPALDLDVATEFLLIAATLVELKARRLLPGLEDVELDEELLRFEERDLLLARLLECKTFKDAAAAFEARIRRAERSVPRRAGPEEPYRFLEPDPLERVRPAALRAAALRVFTAVPPVIVDTEHIAPVRASVRDAVDTVLRLLPQSEPMSFRAVVAGVPSRLEFVVRFLAVLELYKQGVVELTQFTNFGELLVRRLRPSEIALDAASLDDWNDTPVEVRA is encoded by the coding sequence ATGCCGTACGAGGTCCACACGCCCGTGTACGAAGGGCCGTTCGACCTGCTGCTGCACCTCATTCTCCGCGAAGAGGTGGAGCTGTGGGAGGTGTCGCTCTCCGCGATCGTCGATTCGTACCTCACCGAGCTCGATATCGCGATGAACGGGATCGGGCAGGATCTCCGTTCAGGCACTGAGCCGGCCCTCGACCTCGACGTCGCGACCGAGTTCCTCCTGATCGCCGCCACCCTCGTCGAGCTCAAGGCGCGGCGCCTCCTGCCCGGCCTCGAAGACGTCGAGCTCGACGAAGAGCTGCTGCGCTTCGAGGAGCGCGATCTGCTGCTCGCCCGACTGCTCGAGTGCAAGACGTTCAAGGACGCCGCTGCGGCGTTCGAGGCGCGCATCCGCCGCGCCGAGCGCAGCGTGCCGAGGCGCGCCGGTCCTGAAGAGCCATATCGATTCCTCGAACCCGATCCGCTGGAGCGGGTCCGACCCGCCGCGTTACGCGCGGCTGCTCTCCGTGTGTTCACGGCGGTACCACCCGTGATCGTCGACACCGAGCACATTGCCCCAGTACGCGCCAGCGTTCGCGATGCCGTCGACACCGTGCTCCGGTTGTTGCCGCAGTCCGAGCCCATGAGCTTCCGCGCCGTTGTCGCCGGCGTACCCAGTCGCCTCGAGTTCGTCGTGCGCTTCCTCGCGGTGCTCGAGCTCTACAAGCAGGGCGTCGTCGAGCTCACGCAGTTCACGAACTTCGGCGAACTGCTCGTGCGCCGTCTCCGTCCCAGTGAGATCGCGCTCGACGCGGCCAGCCTCGACGACTGGAACGACACTCCGGTCGAGGTCCGCGCATGA
- the trpS gene encoding tryptophan--tRNA ligase, with amino-acid sequence MPRVFSGIQPTGEVHLGNYLGAVRHWVAALDDADSPDQALYCVVDLHAMTLPYDAATFAERTRRTVAFLVAAGLDPARCTLFVQSHVAAHTELTWILNCVATFGELRRMTQFKEKSARGSGASRESVSVGLFDYPVLMAADIVAYDTDRVPVGDDQRQHLELARDVAMRFNHRFGPTLVVPEPAIPSVGARIMDLQQPTAKMAKSADSPQGSLPLLDDPAALVRRIKSAVTDSGSDVRFDPVEKPGVSNLLQILAATSDREIPVVEAEYAGGGYGALKAAVADAVLELVRPLQARYAELERDAAEVDRIVAAGAARAEEMSAPVVARVRDAVGLLPPSRP; translated from the coding sequence GTGCCGCGCGTCTTCTCGGGGATCCAGCCGACCGGCGAGGTTCATCTCGGCAACTATCTGGGTGCGGTACGCCACTGGGTCGCCGCGCTCGACGACGCCGATTCCCCCGACCAGGCCCTCTACTGCGTGGTCGACCTGCACGCGATGACGCTCCCCTACGACGCCGCGACGTTCGCAGAACGGACGCGGCGGACGGTCGCCTTCCTCGTCGCCGCCGGCCTCGACCCCGCCCGCTGCACCCTCTTCGTGCAGAGCCACGTGGCCGCGCACACCGAGCTCACCTGGATCCTGAACTGTGTCGCGACCTTCGGTGAGCTCCGCCGGATGACGCAGTTCAAGGAGAAGTCGGCCCGAGGCAGTGGGGCAAGTCGGGAGTCCGTGAGCGTCGGGCTGTTCGACTACCCCGTGCTCATGGCGGCCGACATCGTCGCCTACGACACCGACCGGGTCCCGGTGGGCGACGACCAACGCCAACATCTCGAGCTCGCACGCGACGTGGCCATGCGGTTCAACCACCGCTTCGGTCCCACGCTGGTGGTGCCCGAACCAGCCATCCCGTCGGTGGGCGCGCGCATCATGGACCTCCAGCAGCCCACCGCGAAGATGGCGAAGTCGGCCGACTCGCCCCAGGGCTCGTTGCCGCTGCTCGACGACCCTGCCGCGCTGGTCAGACGCATCAAGAGCGCGGTGACCGACTCGGGCAGCGATGTGCGCTTCGACCCCGTCGAGAAGCCCGGCGTGTCGAACCTGCTGCAGATCCTGGCGGCGACGAGCGATCGCGAGATCCCCGTCGTGGAAGCCGAGTACGCGGGCGGAGGGTACGGCGCCCTGAAGGCGGCGGTGGCCGACGCAGTATTGGAGTTGGTCCGCCCGCTGCAGGCGCGCTACGCCGAGCTCGAGCGGGACGCCGCCGAGGTCGACCGGATCGTCGCGGCGGGCGCGGCCCGCGCGGAAGAGATGTCGGCACCGGTCGTCGCGCGAGTCCGTGACGCCGTGGGGCTCCTGCCGCCATCTCGCCCATGA
- a CDS encoding HD domain-containing protein produces MKLLHLSGRFVRALWPRPARAEDVEWVESVLTPAAYAQWRLQPAHDRRHTVRVAREVESQLAGTPYADDPRWVAAALLHDIGKLDARLGVYGRVVATVSGAAGGPGMADAWSERSGFTRRVGLYLRHPELGADRIRLLGGPEEAAQWAAGHHDPTTWDTLTIPEPVVVALAAADDD; encoded by the coding sequence GTGAAGCTGCTGCACCTGTCGGGGCGCTTCGTGCGCGCGCTGTGGCCCCGTCCCGCGCGTGCGGAGGATGTCGAGTGGGTGGAGTCGGTGCTCACCCCCGCCGCGTACGCGCAGTGGAGGCTCCAGCCTGCTCACGACCGCCGGCACACGGTGCGCGTCGCGCGCGAGGTCGAGTCACAGCTCGCGGGCACTCCCTACGCAGACGATCCGCGTTGGGTGGCGGCTGCCCTGCTGCACGACATCGGCAAGCTCGACGCGCGCCTCGGTGTGTACGGGCGCGTCGTGGCAACGGTCTCCGGCGCGGCGGGTGGCCCCGGGATGGCTGACGCGTGGTCCGAGCGCAGCGGGTTCACGCGACGCGTCGGTCTCTACCTGCGGCACCCGGAGCTCGGCGCCGACCGGATCCGCCTCCTGGGCGGTCCCGAAGAGGCTGCGCAGTGGGCGGCCGGGCACCACGACCCCACAACCTGGGACACGCTCACCATCCCCGAACCCGTCGTCGTGGCCCTCGCTGCCGCCGACGACGACTAA
- a CDS encoding pseudouridine synthase, with protein sequence MAQESEPERLQKLLARAGFGSRRACEELISAGRVTVDGELARLGARADPRRQRIELDGVAVVVRDDFVYYLLNKPVGVVTTATDPQGRTTVLDLVPTERRVFPVGRLDNDTTGLLVLTNDGELTQLLTHPSHGVLKTYLAEVEGVPAPGALGALRDGIELDDGMTAPATVRVVQRRATSAAVEVAIHEGRNRQVRRMFDAIGHPVIRLVRTRIGPVADRGLAPGEWRALKPSEVRALYEATTPRPATHKANGKSGKGGPG encoded by the coding sequence GTGGCGCAGGAGTCCGAACCGGAACGGTTGCAGAAGCTCCTGGCGCGCGCCGGCTTCGGTTCGCGGCGCGCGTGCGAGGAGCTCATCTCCGCGGGTCGCGTCACTGTCGACGGCGAGCTCGCGCGTCTGGGCGCGCGCGCCGATCCGCGGAGACAGCGCATCGAGCTCGACGGGGTTGCCGTCGTAGTGCGAGACGACTTCGTCTACTACCTGCTGAACAAGCCCGTGGGCGTGGTGACCACTGCGACCGATCCGCAGGGACGCACGACCGTGCTCGATCTCGTGCCGACCGAGCGGCGCGTGTTCCCGGTCGGACGCCTCGACAACGATACGACGGGCTTGCTCGTGCTCACCAACGACGGTGAGCTCACGCAGCTCCTCACGCACCCGAGCCACGGTGTGCTGAAGACGTACCTCGCCGAAGTCGAAGGTGTGCCGGCGCCGGGGGCACTGGGGGCGCTGCGCGATGGTATCGAGCTCGACGACGGCATGACCGCGCCGGCAACCGTGCGTGTTGTGCAGCGCCGCGCCACGAGCGCGGCTGTCGAGGTCGCCATCCACGAGGGCCGGAACCGCCAGGTCCGGCGCATGTTCGACGCGATCGGTCACCCGGTGATCCGGCTCGTGCGCACCCGCATCGGACCGGTTGCCGATCGTGGTCTCGCGCCGGGGGAGTGGCGCGCGTTGAAACCGAGCGAGGTGCGCGCGTTGTACGAGGCAACCACGCCGCGGCCCGCCACTCACAAGGCCAATGGGAAGAGCGGCAAGGGAGGCCCCGGCTAA
- a CDS encoding NUDIX hydrolase: MFRVVARTTLCEAGFLTVERLRVAGPDDEEFDRHVVLHPGAVVVVPVDVDGSALLVRQYRAAAGRDLLEVPAGKRDVAGEPPDVTAARELEEEIGRRAGRLRLLCEFFNSPGFTDEYTYVFLATDLEACERAAVSAEEEAMTVELVALSDVEMLIASGELVDAKSIIGLLLARQALAGSVPERKTGSVPERPSE, from the coding sequence ATGTTCCGCGTCGTCGCGCGCACGACCTTGTGCGAGGCCGGGTTCCTGACCGTCGAGCGCTTGCGCGTGGCCGGACCCGACGACGAAGAATTCGACCGGCACGTCGTCCTCCATCCGGGCGCGGTCGTCGTGGTGCCGGTCGATGTCGACGGCAGCGCATTGCTCGTCCGCCAGTACCGCGCCGCGGCGGGCCGTGACCTGCTCGAGGTGCCCGCCGGGAAGCGCGACGTGGCCGGCGAGCCACCCGACGTCACCGCGGCTCGTGAGCTCGAGGAAGAGATCGGCCGTCGCGCGGGCCGTCTCCGGCTCCTCTGCGAGTTCTTCAACTCGCCCGGGTTCACCGACGAGTACACCTACGTCTTCCTCGCCACCGACCTCGAAGCGTGCGAGCGCGCCGCGGTGAGCGCCGAAGAGGAGGCGATGACCGTCGAGCTGGTTGCGCTGTCCGACGTCGAGATGCTGATCGCGTCAGGCGAGCTCGTCGACGCCAAGAGCATCATCGGTCTGCTGCTCGCGCGTCAGGCGCTCGCCGGCTCCGTGCCTGAACGGAAAACCGGCTCCGTGCCTGAGCGGCCGAGCGAGTAG
- a CDS encoding site-specific tyrosine recombinase XerD, giving the protein MSTTTDADALADLLAEYDTWLRVERGLAPNSLAAYRRDLRRYAGYLRRRGQTDPGAVSEAMVAAYVEDLRNACDDDGHPRYAPSSIARAVAAVRSFHRFCVEEGLVLSDPSEEIGGPRVPQGIPKALSEPEVEALLAAVPGGDPRARRDRAILETLYAGGLRISELVGLDVGDLDLRDGIVRVLGKGSKERVVPLGRTARAALDDYLRHGRPELERRISTSRTKRAGDAVFLNARGGQLTRQGAWLIVRAAGDRAGLGDRLFPHVLRHSCATHMLDHGADIRVVQELLGHASLSTTQVYTRVSPERLRAVYDLAHPRAKR; this is encoded by the coding sequence GTGAGCACAACGACCGACGCTGACGCGCTGGCGGACCTGCTCGCGGAGTACGACACCTGGCTGCGTGTCGAACGAGGGCTGGCGCCGAACTCACTTGCCGCCTACCGCCGCGACCTCCGCCGCTACGCCGGCTACCTGCGCCGCCGCGGGCAGACCGACCCCGGCGCGGTGAGCGAAGCAATGGTCGCCGCCTATGTGGAGGACCTCCGCAACGCGTGTGACGACGACGGCCACCCGCGGTACGCGCCCTCCTCGATCGCCCGAGCCGTGGCCGCGGTGCGCTCGTTCCACCGGTTCTGCGTCGAGGAAGGGCTCGTACTCTCCGACCCGAGTGAGGAGATCGGGGGTCCTCGGGTACCACAGGGGATCCCGAAGGCGCTCAGCGAGCCAGAGGTTGAGGCGCTGCTGGCAGCCGTGCCGGGCGGCGACCCGCGCGCGCGACGCGACCGCGCGATCCTCGAGACGCTCTACGCCGGCGGTCTGCGCATCAGCGAGCTCGTCGGGCTCGACGTCGGCGACCTCGATCTCCGCGACGGCATCGTCCGCGTGCTCGGCAAGGGCAGCAAGGAGCGCGTCGTCCCGCTCGGCCGCACCGCGAGGGCCGCGCTCGACGACTATCTCCGACACGGGCGTCCCGAATTGGAGCGCCGAATCTCGACGAGCCGGACCAAGCGCGCGGGGGACGCGGTGTTCCTCAACGCGCGCGGTGGCCAACTCACGCGCCAGGGCGCGTGGCTGATCGTGCGGGCGGCCGGTGACCGTGCGGGCCTCGGCGACCGGCTCTTCCCGCACGTGCTCCGCCACTCGTGCGCGACGCACATGCTCGACCACGGGGCCGACATCCGCGTCGTGCAGGAGCTGCTCGGCCACGCGAGCCTTTCGACCACCCAGGTGTACACCCGGGTCTCCCCTGAGCGCCTGCGGGCCGTCTACGACCTCGCCCACCCCCGCGCAAAGAGGTAG
- a CDS encoding site-2 protease family protein, which translates to MNTDFEQAVIFFACLIVAVILHEVSHGLVASWFGDDTAKRAGRLTLNPIPHIDPVGSIVMPAMGALIGVPVLAWAKPVPVNPNRMRDPRRDMVFVSLAGPITNFLLMAVAALAAKALYTTPVSFFNDLPLGIQILFSFALVNLFLGIFNLVPIPPLDGSALIERVLPETWLPGWYKFRPYGFLVLFILVFTTGFAGRILAPFADQLTRFVFA; encoded by the coding sequence GTGAACACCGACTTCGAGCAGGCGGTGATCTTCTTCGCCTGCCTGATCGTCGCGGTGATCCTCCACGAGGTCAGCCACGGTCTGGTCGCGTCGTGGTTCGGCGACGACACTGCGAAGCGGGCCGGCCGTCTCACGCTGAACCCGATCCCGCACATCGACCCGGTCGGATCGATCGTCATGCCGGCGATGGGTGCATTGATCGGCGTGCCGGTACTCGCGTGGGCGAAGCCGGTGCCGGTGAACCCCAACCGGATGCGCGACCCGCGCCGCGACATGGTCTTCGTGAGCCTCGCCGGGCCGATCACGAACTTCTTGCTGATGGCCGTCGCCGCACTCGCGGCCAAGGCGCTCTACACCACCCCCGTGAGCTTCTTCAACGACCTGCCGCTCGGTATCCAGATCCTCTTCTCGTTCGCACTCGTGAACCTGTTCCTCGGGATCTTCAACCTCGTGCCGATCCCACCGCTCGACGGCTCGGCGCTGATCGAACGGGTCCTCCCGGAGACCTGGCTGCCGGGCTGGTACAAGTTCCGGCCCTACGGCTTCCTCGTACTCTTCATCCTCGTGTTCACCACCGGGTTCGCGGGCCGGATCCTTGCCCCCTTCGCCGACCAGCTCACGCGCTTCGTCTTCGCGTGA
- the scpB gene encoding SMC-Scp complex subunit ScpB: protein MSELEAKRAIEAVVLAATEPVEPRLLAQLVELSVVRVEALCDELAREYEESCRGFVLVRVAGGYRYQTHPDLAPYVERFVLDARHARLSAPALETLAIVAYKQPISRGQISAIRGVNVEATLHTLLQRGYVEEVGRDPGPGTAVLYGTTVSFLERLGLDSLADLPSLGDFVPDASVVEALERGLHLSEDPRLEDPLHEDRASDAATTD from the coding sequence ATGAGCGAGCTCGAGGCGAAGCGCGCGATCGAGGCAGTGGTGCTCGCGGCTACGGAGCCGGTGGAGCCGCGGTTGCTCGCGCAGCTCGTCGAGTTGTCGGTCGTGCGGGTGGAAGCACTCTGCGACGAGCTCGCGCGGGAGTACGAGGAGTCGTGCCGCGGTTTCGTGCTCGTGCGAGTCGCGGGCGGCTACCGGTACCAGACGCATCCCGATCTCGCGCCCTACGTGGAGCGCTTCGTGCTCGACGCCCGCCACGCGCGGCTGTCGGCCCCGGCGCTGGAGACGCTCGCCATCGTCGCATACAAGCAGCCAATCTCACGCGGGCAGATCTCGGCGATCCGCGGTGTCAACGTCGAAGCCACATTGCACACGCTGTTGCAGCGCGGCTACGTGGAAGAAGTCGGGCGCGATCCCGGCCCGGGCACCGCGGTGCTCTACGGCACCACGGTGTCGTTCCTCGAGCGCCTGGGTCTCGACTCGCTCGCCGACCTGCCCTCGCTCGGTGACTTCGTGCCCGACGCGTCGGTCGTCGAAGCCCTCGAGCGCGGTCTTCACCTGAGCGAAGACCCTCGGCTCGAGGACCCGCTCCACGAAGACCGCGCGAGCGACGCCGCCACCACGGACTGA
- a CDS encoding TraR/DksA C4-type zinc finger protein: MADTTHAVLRDQLQEERDRLRDQLQRLGRGSGAALDFDENFADSGQVTAERGEVEALAGQLDETLKEIEDALVKFDAGTYSECENCHQRISEARLEAMPAARFCINCVSQRR, translated from the coding sequence ATGGCCGACACGACCCACGCGGTGCTGCGCGACCAGCTCCAGGAGGAGCGCGACCGCCTCCGCGACCAGCTCCAGAGGCTGGGTCGCGGCTCTGGCGCGGCGCTCGACTTCGACGAGAACTTCGCCGATTCGGGCCAGGTCACCGCCGAGCGCGGTGAGGTGGAGGCGCTCGCCGGTCAGCTCGACGAGACCCTCAAGGAGATCGAGGACGCGCTCGTCAAGTTCGATGCCGGCACCTACAGCGAGTGCGAGAACTGCCACCAGCGCATCTCCGAAGCCCGCCTCGAGGCGATGCCCGCGGCGCGCTTCTGCATCAACTGCGTCTCACAGCGACGCTGA
- a CDS encoding CTP synthase, with protein MAKHIFVTGGVASSLGKGLTSSSLGRLLKARGLRVTMQKLDPYINVDPGTMNPFQHGEVFVTDDGGETDLDLGHYERFVDVPLSRRSNATTGSIYQDVLAKERRGDYLGHTVQVIPHITNEIKQRIRALAADDDVDVVITEIGGTVGDIEILPFLEAIRQFRKDVGRDNVFYVHVTLVPYIAPAGEQKTKLTQHSVTELRGRGIQPDAIVCRSDRPIPWELKQKISSLCDVPEEGIVSCVDAPTLYEIPLVLHDEGLDDYVCRVLQLTEHEPDLDDWRQLVARVEAARQPVRIGLVGKYVNLPDAYLSVVEALKHGGFDCGAQVEIDWIASDDTEGLLAEGRLGGLDAIVIPGGFGIRGIEGKIAAAGFAREQGIPFLGLCLGLHCAVIEFARDVCGLAGAHSSEFEPHTPYPVIDLMDEQRDVVDKGGTMRLGTYPAKLVPGSVVQKVYGEELVYERHRHRYEVNNRYRAKLEEAGMVCSGLSPDDRLVEFIELPDHPFFVATQAHPEFKSRPDRPHPLFAAFVRAALERAEGRFPRLPITIDTEVLEVGDPTAAV; from the coding sequence TTGGCGAAGCACATCTTCGTGACTGGTGGTGTGGCATCGAGCCTCGGGAAGGGGCTCACGTCGTCCTCGCTCGGACGGCTCCTCAAGGCCCGGGGTCTCCGGGTCACGATGCAGAAGCTCGACCCCTACATCAACGTCGACCCCGGCACCATGAACCCCTTCCAGCACGGCGAGGTGTTCGTTACCGACGACGGCGGCGAGACCGACCTCGACCTCGGTCACTACGAGCGCTTCGTCGACGTGCCGCTGTCCCGCCGCTCGAACGCGACCACCGGTTCGATCTACCAGGACGTGCTCGCCAAGGAGCGCCGCGGCGACTACCTCGGCCACACCGTGCAGGTGATCCCGCACATCACCAACGAGATCAAGCAGCGCATCCGCGCGCTCGCGGCCGACGACGATGTCGACGTCGTGATCACCGAGATCGGCGGCACCGTCGGCGACATCGAGATCCTCCCGTTCCTCGAGGCGATCCGGCAATTCCGCAAGGATGTCGGGCGCGACAACGTCTTCTACGTCCACGTCACGCTCGTTCCCTACATCGCGCCGGCAGGGGAGCAGAAGACCAAGCTCACGCAGCACTCCGTCACCGAGCTGCGTGGTCGCGGCATCCAGCCCGACGCGATCGTGTGCCGCTCCGACCGGCCGATCCCCTGGGAGCTCAAGCAGAAGATCTCGAGCCTCTGCGACGTGCCCGAGGAGGGCATCGTGTCGTGCGTCGACGCGCCGACGCTCTACGAGATCCCGCTGGTCCTGCACGACGAAGGGCTCGACGACTATGTCTGCCGGGTGCTCCAGCTCACGGAGCACGAGCCCGACCTCGACGATTGGCGCCAGCTCGTCGCGCGCGTCGAAGCGGCGCGCCAGCCCGTGCGCATCGGACTGGTCGGCAAGTACGTGAACCTGCCCGATGCCTACCTGTCGGTCGTCGAGGCATTGAAGCACGGCGGCTTCGATTGCGGCGCGCAGGTGGAGATCGACTGGATCGCGTCCGACGACACCGAGGGTCTGCTCGCCGAGGGCCGTCTCGGCGGGCTCGACGCGATCGTGATCCCGGGCGGATTCGGCATCCGCGGCATCGAAGGCAAGATCGCCGCCGCCGGTTTCGCGCGCGAGCAGGGCATCCCGTTCCTCGGCCTCTGTCTCGGGTTGCACTGTGCGGTGATCGAGTTCGCACGCGACGTGTGCGGCCTCGCCGGAGCCCACTCGAGCGAGTTCGAGCCGCACACGCCGTATCCGGTGATCGACCTGATGGACGAGCAGCGCGACGTGGTCGACAAGGGCGGCACGATGCGCCTCGGCACCTACCCGGCGAAGCTGGTGCCCGGCTCGGTCGTGCAGAAGGTTTACGGCGAAGAGCTCGTCTACGAGCGCCACCGCCACCGCTACGAGGTGAACAACCGCTACCGCGCCAAGCTCGAGGAAGCGGGCATGGTGTGCTCGGGCTTGTCGCCCGACGACCGCCTCGTCGAGTTCATCGAGCTGCCCGACCACCCGTTCTTCGTGGCCACGCAGGCGCACCCCGAGTTCAAGAGCCGTCCCGACCGGCCGCATCCTCTGTTCGCGGCGTTCGTGCGCGCCGCGCTCGAACGCGCGGAGGGTCGCTTCCCGAGGCTGCCGATCACGATCGACACCGAAGTGCTGGAGGTCGGCGACCCGACTGCCGCGGTCTAA